The sequence CACGACGAGGGCGCCCTGCTCTGAGCCCGACGGGCCGGGGCCGGCGCGGGCCGGTCTCGACCGTCGGGCCGTCAGGCGTCCCCGGCCGGCTCCTCCATCACGTTGACCATGAAGTACGCGGCGCGCTCCAGGTAGTCCCAGAGCGCCTTGGCGACCTCCGGCGGCAGGTCCAGCCGGTCGACCGCCCGCCGCATGTGGTGCAGCCAGGCGTCCCGCTCGGCCACGCCGATCCGGAACGACGCGTGCCGCATCCGCAGCCGCGGGTGCCCCCGCTGGGCGGAGTAGGTGTTGGGGCCACCCCAGTACTGCATGAGGAACAGCGTCAGCCGGTCGGCGGCCGGCCCGAGGTCCTCCTCCGGGTACATCGGGCGCAGCAGCGGGTCGGTGGCGACGCCGACGTAGAACTCGTCGACCAGCTTGCGGAAGGTGGGCTCGCCGCCGACCGCTTCGAAGAGGGTCGTCGGCGCACCGGGCCGGTCGGACTCAGCTGCGGAATTCACCGTTCCATCCTGCCAGGTGCCCCGGTGCACCGGCCGCCGCGTACCGGCCGGGCGGGCTGCCGATCACGTCACAGCGTGGCTGCGCCGGCCCCCGGAGCGGCCGTCCGTCGCCCGGCCCGCGCGCGGCCGGCCACCGGGCCCGTGCGCGCTGTCCCGGGCCGCGGCGTCGTCCCGGTTGGCCCGGTCGGCCGCCGCGACGGCCGCGTCGATGGTCTCGCCGTCGGGCCAGCGCAGCGCCGTCACCAGCATCAGCACCACGCCGGCGGTGCTCCACAGGCCGACCACCAGCGGGATGGAGAAGCGGTCGGCGAGCAGCCCGGTGACCAGCACCGAGGCGCCCTGGATCACCTGCATGCCGGTGGCCATCACGCCGAAGGCGCGGGCCCGGTAGCCGTTGGGCAGGGCGCGGACGAAGAGCCCGTTGGCGGTCGGCAGCAGACCGGCGGCGGCGAAGCCGCAGGCGGCCGCGAGCAGGGCCACCACCACCGGTGGCGGGTCGAGGAGCGTGGGCACCAGGACCAGCGGGGCGATCACCGCGAGCGGCCGCATCAGGGCGAGCCGGCGGGCCGGCGCGACCGCCCGCCCCACCACCAGCCCGCCCAGGATGAACCCGACCGGGTTGGCGGCCATGATGACGGCCTGCGCGACGCCGCTGTCCAGCCCGTCGCCGGAGCGCTCGCCGGCCCAGGCGGCGGCCAGCCCCTCGGGGACGATCGAGAAGAGCATGGCGCTGAAGACCAGCACGGCGATGGCCCGCAGGACCGGGGTGCCGAAGACGATCTGGAAGCCCTGCCCCGTCTCGCGCAACAGGTGGCTGCGGTGCGCGGCCGTCATCGCCGGCTCCCGGTCGCGGACGCCGAAGCGGGTCAGCGCGGCGGACCCGGCGAAGGTGGCCGCGTTGATCAGCAGCGCGACGGTCGGGTTCACCGCGGCCAACGCGGCACCGACGAGGTATCCGACCACCTGGGCGGCCTGGGCCGAGCTGGCGTTCAGCGACAGGCCGAGGACCAGCCGGTCGCCGGTGAGGATGGCCGGCATGAGCGCGGACCGGGCGGCCTGGCTGGGCGGGTTGGCCAGCGTGGTGGCGAAGAGCAGGGCGAGGATCACCCACACCGGCACGCCCGGCACGGCGATCAGCGCCATCAGCGCCATTCGGATCAGGTCGCAGACGACCATGACCTGCCGGTAGCGGTAGCGCTCGGCGAGCGCCGCGAGCAGCGGACCGCCGACCAGCCAGGGCAGGTAGCTGACCGCGAACGCGGCGGCGGACAGGGCGATCGACTGGCTCTGCCGGTAGACCAGCACGGTGACCGCGGCCTTGGCGACGTAGTCGCCCACCCAGGAGAACACGGTGGCCAGGAAGATCGCCCGGTATTCGGACTGGCCGAACACCTCTCGGAATGTGGCCGGCCCGTCCGGAGAGGGTCGCTCGTCGGACACCGTCGCCTCCATCGTGCCCCGCGAACGGCCACTCGTGACGGCCTGACGGGGACCCCGTCGTCAGATCTACGGATCAGCGAGGACATGCTCACGCTCCGGCGGGAGCGCGTGCACCGGATTCTGCCCGATCGTCTGACAACTGGCTAGGGCGAACGGATTGGTCGTCGCATCTCCGACTGAACGAACGGACGATACCCGAGGGGCCGCGCGGTCCGCGACCCCCAGATTTCGGACTCCCCGATTCGGTCCTGCCCGGCAGGTCAGGTGGCCCCGCCCTGACCGGTGCCCGGGGTGCCCACCGTCCCGGGCACCCCGGCCGGACCGATCCCGCCGGTCTGCGGCAGCCCCGGGTAGAGCCGCCCGGCCGCGATCTTCGCGGTGATGCCGGAGTTCTCCAGCGCCTCGGCCAGCCGGCGGCGCAGCTCCCGGCCCACCGCGAACTGCCCCTCCGCGGTCGTCTTGACCACCGTCCGGATCACCGCGCCGTCCACGGTCATCTGCTCGACGCCCAGTACCTCGGGCGGCTCGACGATCTCCGGGGCCAGCTCCGGGTCCACCGCGACCGAGGCCGCCGCCGTACGCAGCACGGCGTTCGCCTCCTCGGTGCCGGCGAAGCCGATCGGCAGGTCCACCACCACCAGGGCCCAGCCCTGGCTCTTGTTGCCCACCCGGACGATCTCGCCGTTGCGGATGTACCAGAGCACCCCGCGACCGTCGCGGACGGTGGTCACCCGCAACCCCACCGACTCCACCACGCCGGTCGCCTCACCCAGGTCCACCGTGTCGCCGACGCCGTACTGATCCTCGATCAGCATGAACAGACCCGCGATCAGGTCCTTCACCAGGCTCTGCGCGCCGAAGCCGAGCGCGACGCCGGCGATGCCCGCGCTGGCCAGCAGCGGAGCCAGGTCGAAGCTGAACTCCTTGAGCACCATCAGCAGTGCGATGCCGAAGACGAACGCGGTGACCAGGCTGCGCAGCACCGAGCCGATCGCCTCGGCGCGCTGGCGGCGCCGCTCGGGGATGAACTCGGTGGGATCGAGCGCGGCCGACGGGATGCGCTCGCGCAGCGGCCGGAGCATGGTCGGCACCGCGCCGTGGGTGGTGGTTCGGACCAGCCGGTTGATCGTCCGGTGCAGCGCCCAGCGGCCGGCGAACGCCAGCAGCAGGATCAGCGCGACCCGCAGCGGCTTGAGCAGGATCCAGTAGCTGCCCTCGGCGAACCAGACCGAGTCGGTCACGTCGAGGACCCCCTTGCACCAGGTGTCCTGGAGGCACGAGGGTGACGGGTCGGGCGGGGCGGCGACGGGGAAGGTCGGGCTGGTGGCACTCACCCTGTCTTCGTACCGCAACACCGTCGACGGCCCACCGGCGGCCCACCGTCGGGCGACCTCTGCCGCCCGACGGCGGCCCGCGAACCGGACATCTTCCCGCGCGCCGAGAAAGCTTCACGAGGGAGCCCGGATTAGTACGTGCAATCCCGGGTCTTATCAGGGACGATTGGCGCAACGGACGTCGGTGATCCCGCCGGCGTCGGTCGTGGTTCCCCGCTGCGCGGGGCGCGGCCGACGTGGCCAGCGGTGGGCAGCTGGACCGGGAGGGTGAGCACGATGCCTGACATACGACCCACGGTGGGCTCCGGCGCGCTGGTTCTCAACGCCACCTACGAGCCGCTGTGTGTCGTGTCGGTGCGTCGCGCCGCCATCCTCGTGCTCTCCGCCAAGGCGGTCTGCGTCGCCGACGGCGACGGCATCCTGCACAGCGCCCGCGACGCCCTCCCGGTGCCCTCCGTGGTCCGGCTGACCCGCTTCGTCCGGGTGCCGTACCGCACTCACATCGGGCTGTCCCGGCGGGCGATCTTCGCCCGGGACGGCTGGCGCTGCGCCTACTGCCGGGGGCCCGCGGAGACCATCGACCACGTCTTCCCGCGCAGCCGGGGTGGCCGGCACGCCTGGGAGAACGTGGTCGCCGCGTGTGCCCGGTGCAACCACACCAAGGGCGACAAGACCCCGGCCGAGCTGGGCTGGCGGCTGCACTGCCTGCCCGCCGCCCCCAAGGGCACCGCCTGGCGGGTGCTGGGTCACCGCGCGCCCGACCCGCGCTGGGCGGACTGGCTCGACCTGCGCGAGTCCGAGGCCGCCTGAGCGGGGCGCCGGCGCCGCCGGGTCACCGGTCGCGCGCCTTCACCAGCGAGGCGTACACCACCACGTTGTCGGCGTAGCCGGTCTCGCCGCCCACCCACCGGCCGCCGCACGTGATCAGTCGCAGGTTCGGGCGGCTGAAGTCGCCGAACACCTCGTCCACCGGCAGGTCCTCCTTGCCGTAGCGCTGCACCTGGTTCACCTCGAAGACCGCCACCTTCCGGTCCTCGCGGGTCACCTCGACCGTGTCGCCGTCGCGCAGGTCCCGCAGCCCGTGGAAGACCGCCGGGCCGGTGGTGGTGTCGACGTGCCCGACGATCACCGCCGGGCCGTACTGGCCGGGGGTGGGGCCCTGGTCGTACCAGCCGGCCTCCTGGGCGCGGGCGGCGTCGGGCACCCCGATGCTGCCGTCCGGGGCGATCCCGACGTGGTGCACCGGGGCCTGCACGTCGATCCGGGAGATCGAGATCAGGGTGGGTGGGCTGCCCGGCAGCACCGGGAACTTCTTCGGCGGCGGGCGCAGCCCGGCGATGAACCGGTCCGGCAGGACGCTGAGGCCGGTCACCTGCTCGATGCCGAGCATCGCGACGATCAGCGCCATCAGGGTGGCGATCACCATGAACGCGGCGCCCGGTCCCCGGCTCCGGTAGCCGCCGTAGCGGGCCGGCCGCGCCGCCGGCCGTACCGGGCGGGCGTGGGCGACCGGGTCGGTCGTGGTCACGCTGGCGGTGAAGGCCTGGCCGGCCACCCGGCGGAAGCGGCCGGCCGCACGGGCCGCCAGCCGGGCCGCGGCGCGGACCCGGTCCCGACCCGACCGCGGGGTGCGTCTGCGTGTGCGGGTCATGGCGACGTGGGGTCAGGAGCTCGTCCCGGCCCGTCGGCGGCCCCCGCTGAACATCCCGAGCCCCGCCACCACGGTCACCACGGCCAGGCCGCCGACCAGGAGCAGCGAACCCGCGCCCCGGCCGCCGGCGGTGCCGCCGCCCCCGGTCGCCGGGCCCTTGCTCGGCTGGGCCATGTTCAGCACGGTCAGCATGGTCGACGCGGTGTTGCCGTTGGCGCACCGCAGGTCGACCGGGTAGTCGCCCGGTTGCTTGTTGCCCGGGATGGTCACCGCCCCGGTCAGGAAGCCGTTGTCCGGCCGCAGCACCACCCGGCCGAAGGCGTCCGACTGCACGGTGGCCTGCTGGTTGTTGGCGTTGTCGCAACTGGCCCGGATGTTGACCCGGGTGCCGGCCTGCGCGGTGTTCGGCGTGACCTCGACGAAGGTGTTCTCCCCGGCCCGGGCCGGTGTGGCCGTTGCCAGGACGAACGTCGCGACCAGGGCGAACATCGCCAGGACGGCGGAAAAGGCACGATGGTACGCGCTGAGCCCCCGCATGATTCTCCCCTCCCGGCCAGGTGCGCCGGAATCCTGCGACGGGTGTTCGGGCCTGCATTCCCGCTCGCCGTGGGGCAAACCCGCACGGGTCAGCGACGGCGGGTGCCCGGCGCCCCGGCCGGCGGGGTCGGCAGCGGGGCGACCGGGTGCCAGTCCAGCGGGGTGGAGAGCACCATCGTGCTGGACGGCTGGCCGTACGGGGCGAGCCGGTCGATGACCGCCTCGAACTCGGTGATCGAGCCGGCGGCGACCTTGAGCATGCTGCACGCGTCCCCGGTGATCCGGTGGATCTCCCGGATCTCCGGCCAGCCGGCGACGTCCGGGTCGTGCAGGATGCAGCGCGAGCCGTAACAGGACATCCGGATCATCGCGACCACGCCGCGACCGGCCCGGGTCAGGTCCACGTGGGCGTGGTAGCCGGTGATCACGCCGGACTCCTCCAGCCGGCGGACCCGCTCGGCCACCGCCGGCGGCGACAGGTGCACCCGCCGGGACAGCTCGCTGTACGACAGCCGCGCGTCGGTCTGCAGCTCACGCAGCAGGGCCCAGTCCATCTCGTCCACGCGTGGACCTTACCTTCCGCAGGTCGAACGGCAGAAGAGCCTTCCGCACCAAAGGTCAAACCCTGGATCGCCGTCGAATCGGCATTCCGTACGCCCTTGTGACCAGGGCATCATGTCGTCACCCGGCTCACGGAGGAGACGACAAGGTGGATCAGACGGATCTGCGGGCGCCCACCCGGACCGCCGCGGTGCGCCCGGTCACGCCGCAGCAGCGCACCGCGCGGGCGGCCCGCAACGGCGGCGAGCCCACGCTGGAGTTCGCCGACCGGGTGCCGTACGACGCGTACGTGCACGCCAGCACGCTGCACACCCTGCAGCAGCCGCTCAGCACGGACCCCGGCGAGATGTCCTTCCTGATGGTCAGCCAGATCATGGAGCTGTACTTCGGGCTGACCTGCCACGAGCTGCGCCAGGCCCAGCGGGACCTGCGCGCCGACCGGGTGTGGGAGGCGCTGGCGCCGCTGCGCCGGGCCGCGCTGCACCTGGAGGGGCTCAACGCCGCCTGGCGCGGGCTGCGCTGGATGACCCCGGCGGACTTCAACCGGTTCCGCAACCTGCTCGGCGAGGGCTCCGGCTTCCAGTCCGCCATGTACCGGCACCTGGAGTTCCTGCTCGGCCTGCGCGACCCGGCGTTGATCCGGCCGTTCCGCCGCCAGGAGCAGGTCTACGACGAGTTGCGCGCCGCTCTCGACGTGCCGAGCCTCTGGGACGACGTGATCGCCCTGCTCGCCCGGCACGGCCACGACCTCCCCGCCGACCTGCTGGAGCGGGACGTCACCGTCGAGCACCGGCCGCACCCGTCGGTCGAGGCGGCCTGGGTCGAGATCTACGACGACGGCGGGCCGCAGAACCACCTCCGCCTGCTCGGCGAGGCGCTGACCGAGGTGGCCGAACAGTTCGGCGACTGGCGGTGGAACCACGTCAAGGCCGTGCAGCGCACCATGGGCGCGAAGGTCGGCAGCGGCGGCTCGGCCGGACTGGCCTGGCTGCAACGCAGCATGGCCCGGGTGGTCTTCCCGGAGCTGTGGTCGGCCCGGACGGCGATGTGAGCGGGGAGCGGGACATGACCACCTCGGAGCGGGAGGCGCACCGCCTCGACGCCGCCGACCCCGGGCACCGGCACCTCTTCCACGTGCCGGCCGCCGACGGCGGACGTTACCCGGAGACCGCCTACCTGGCCGGCAACTCCCTCGGGCTGCAACCCCGGGCCACCCGCGCGGAACTCCTCGCCGACCTGGACGCCTGGCGCCGGCTCGGCGTCGAGGGGCACCTGGAGGCGGAGCGGCCGTGGCTGCCGTACCACGAGCTGTTGACGGCGCCCGCCGCGCGACTGGTCGGCGCCCGGCCCGCGGAGACCGTGGTGATGAACTCCCTCACCGTCAACCTGCACCTGCTGATGGTGAGCTTCTACCGGCCAGCCGGCGAGCGGACCCGGATCGTCATCGAGGACAGCGCCTTCCCCTCGGACAGCTACGCCGTGCGCAGCCAGGCCCGCTTCCACGGCCTGGACCCGGACGCCGCCGTGGTCCGGCTGACGCCGCGCGCCGGCGAGGACACCCTGCGCACCGAGGACGTGACCGACTACCTGGCCGCCGAGGGCGACCGGGTGGCGCTGGTGCTGCTCGGCGGGGTCAACTACCTCACCGGCGAGCTGATGGACATCCCGGCGATCACCGCCGCCGGCCGGGCGGCCGGCGCGATCGTCGGTTGGGACCTGGCCCACGCCGCCGGCAACGTGCCGCTGGCGCTGCACGACTGGGATGTCGACTTCGCCGCCTGGTGCTCCTACAAGTACCTCAACTCCGGGCCCGGCGCGCTGGGCGGGGTCTTCGTCCACGAGCGGCACCTGGGCGACCCCCGGCTGCCCCGCTTCGAGGGCTGGTGGAGCACCGAGGCGACCACCCGGTTCGAGATGACCCCGGTGTCCCGGCCGCCGGCCACCGTGGAGGCCTGGCAGATCTCCAACCCGCCGATCTTCGCGATGGGCCCGGTGCGCACCTCGCTGGAGCTCTTCGACAGCGTCGGCATGCCGGCCCTGCGGGAGCGCAGCGTCCGGCTCACCGGCTACCTGGAACGGCTGCTCGACGAGGTGACCCCCGGCCGGCCGCTGACCGTGGTCACCCCGCGCGATCCCGCGCGGCGGGGCTGCCAGCTCTCGGTGCGCATCGGCGCCGGCAGCGCCGCCGAGCTGACCAAGCGACTGCGGCACGAGCACGGCGTGGTCGCCGACGCCCGGGAGCCGGACATCGTCCGGTTCGCCCCGGTGCCGCTCTACTCCACGTACCACGACTGCTGGCGGGTCGCCGACGCGCTGGCGGCGACCGTCTCCGAGGTGCACCGGTGAGCGCGAGGAGTGAGCCGGTTTTGCGAGCCCCGCAGTCGCGAACGAAAGGCAGGCACCGGTGAGCGCGAGGAGTGAGCCGGGTTTGCGAGCCCCGCAGTCGCGAACGAAAGGCAGGCACCGGTGAGCGCGAGGAGTGAGCCGGGTTTGCGAGCCCCGCAGTCGCGAACGAAAGGCAGGCACCGGTGAGCGCGAGGAGTGAGCCGGGTTTGCGAGCCCCGCAGTCGCGAACGAAAGGCAGGCACCGGTGAGCGCGGAACGCGACGAGATCGCGGTGGTCGGGGCCGGCCTGGCCGGCTGCCTGCTCGCCTGCTACCTGGCCCGCCGGGGCTACCCGGTGGCCCTCTACGAGCGGCGGCCGGACCCGAGGACCGGGCGGGTGGAGCGCGGCCGGTCGATCAACCTGGCGCTCTCCGAGCGCGGCCTGGACGCGCTGCGCCGCATCGGCCTGGCCGAGCAGGTGATGGCGGACGCCCTGCCGATGCGCGGCCGGATGATCCACCCGGTCGCCGGCGAGCCGCAGTTCCAGTCGTACAGCGGTTCCGGGGACCGGGCGATCAACTCGATCAGCCGGGGCGCGCTGAACAACGCCCTGCTCAACGCCGCCGCCGCGCTGCCCGGGGTGCGGCTCGCCTTCGACCACCGGCTGGTCGGCCTCGACCCGACCAGCGGCGAGATGACCTTCGAGACCCCGCAGGGCAAGGTCACCGCCACCGCGTCGGTCGTCCTCGGCGCCGACGGCGCCGGTTCCGCCGTGCGCGGGCAACTGCTCGGGTACGGGGTGCTGACCGAGAGCCTGGACTTCCTCGACTACGGCTACAAGGAACTCACCATCCCGCCGCTCGGCGGCGACTTCGCCCTCGATCCGTCGGCGCTGCACATCTGGCCGCGCGGCACCTCCATGATGATCGCGCTGCCCAACCCGGACCGCTCGTTCACCTGCACGCTCTTCTGGCCCACCCACGGCACCGCCAGCTTCGCCTCGCTGGGCAGCCCGGCGGCGATCGAGCGGCACTTCGCCACCCACTACCCGGACCTGATCCCGCTCGCGCCCAACCTGGTCGACGACTACCAGCACAACCCGGTCGGCGTGCTGGGCACGGTCCGCTGCGCGCCCTGGCAGGTCGACGGGAAGGTGGCGCTGCTCGGCGACGCGGCGCACGCCATCGTGCCGTTCTACGGCCAGGGCGCCAACTGCGCCATGGAGGACGTCGTCGAACTGGACCGCTGCCTGGACGAGTGCGACGACGACTGGTCCGCCGCGCTGCCGCTCTACCAGCGGCGCCGGCAGGACAACGCCGAGGCGATCGCCCGGATGGCGCTGGCCAACTTCGTGGAGATGCGGGACAAGGTCGCCTCGCCGGTGTTCCAGACCCGCAAGCGGGTCGAGCACGCCCTGGAACGGGCGCTGCCCGGCCGGTACGTTTCGCAGTACGAACTGGTCTCCTTCTCCACCACCCCGTACGCGCAGGTGCGCCGCCGGGTGCGCCGCCAGTACGCGGTGGTGGGGGCGGTGGCCGCGGGCGGGCTGGCGTTGCTGGTCGGCGCGGTGGGTGCGGCGATCGGCCGGGGGAGGCGCGGATGACGCTCTGGGACGCGCGGCTGATGGCCGGGAGCGCGCCGGACGGGCCGGGGTTGCTGCGCCACTTCGTCGGCGGCGAGTTCGTCGACGCGGGGCCGCGCTTCACCAAGCGCAGCCCGGTGACCGGCGAGCCGGTCTTCGAGGTGGTCGAGGCGTCCAAGTCCACGGTGGACGACGCGGTGGCCGCCGCCCGGGCGGCGCTGCGCGGGCCGTGGGGCCGGATGGGGGAGCGGGAGCGCGCCGAGGTGCTGCGCCGGGTCGCCGACGAGCTGGAACGCCGCTTCGACGACCTGGTCACCGCCGAGGTCGCCGACACCGGCAAGGCCATCTCGCAGGCCCGCACCCTGGACATCCCGCGCGGCGCGGCGAACTTCCGGGCCTTCGCCGAGATCGTGGCGACCGCGCCGACCGAGTCGTTCACCACGGTCACCCCGGCCGGCGGCCGGGCGCTGAACTACGCCGTCCGCAAGCCGGTCGGCGTGGTCGCCGTGATCGTGCCGTGGAACCTGCCGCTGCTGCTGCTCACCTGGAAGGTGGCCCCGGCTCTGGCCTGTGGCAACGCCGTGGTGGTCAAGCCCAGCGAGGAGACGCCCGCCTCGGCGACGCTGCTGGCCGAGGTGATGGCCGCCGCCGGCGTGCCGGACGGAGTGTTCAACCTGGTGCACGGCTTCGGCCCGGACTCGGCCGGTGAGTTCCTCACCCGGCACCCGGGGGTCGACGCGATCACCTTCACCGGCGAGTCGGCCACCGGCGGCGCCATCATGCGGGCCGCCGCGGACGGGGTGAAGGCCGTCTCGTTCGAGCTGGGCGGCAAGAACGCCGGGCTGGTCTTCGCCGACGCCGACCTGGACGCGGCGGTGGCCGGCTCGGTGCGTTCCAGCTTCACCAACGGCGGGCAGGTCTGCCTCTGCACCGAGCGCATCTACGTGCAGCGCCCGGTCTTCGAGGAGTTCACCGCCCGGCTGGCCAAGCGGGCGGGGGAACTGGCGTACGGGTGGCCGGCCGACGAGGCCACCGCGAACATGCCGCTGATCTCGCACGGCCACCGGGACAAGGTGCTCGGCCACTACGCGCTGGCCCGGACCGAGGGCGCGGAGGTGCTCACCGGGGGCGGCGTGCCGCGCTTCGGCGACGGCCGCGACGGTGGGGCGTACGTGCAGCCGACCGTGCTGACCGGGCTCGGCCCGCAAGCGCGGACCAACACCGAGGAGATCTTCGGCCCGGTCGTGCACGTGGCCCCGTTCGACGACGAGGACGAGGCGTACGCGCTGGCCAACGGCACCGAGTACGGCCTGGCGGCGACGGTCTGGACCCGGGACGTCGGCCGGGCGCACCGGGCCGGCGCCCGGCTGGACGCCGGCATCGTCTGGGTGAACACCTGGTTCCTGCGCGACCTGCGCACCCCGTTCGGCGGCGTGAAGGCCTCCGGCATCGGCCGGGAGGGCGGCGTGCACTCGCTGGACTTCTACTCCGAACTGACCAACGTCTGCGTGGACCTGTCGTGAGGGGGCGAGGAGCCGGCGTGAGAGCTGACATCGAGGCGGCGAACCGGGAGCTGGCCGAGGCCCGCACCAGCGGGAAGCCCTGTCCACCGCTGCGCGGGCGGCTGCTGCCGGAGGGCGACGTCGAGTCGGCGTACCGGGTGCAGCAGTTGCAGGCGCGGGCGTGGCAGGGCCGGGGCGAGCGCCGGGTGGGCGCGAAGATCGGGCTGACCTCCCGGGCGGTGCAGGAGAGCTTCGGCGTCTTCCAGCCGGACTTCGGGGTGCTGACCGACGCGATGGCGGTCGGCGACGGCGTCGAGGTGCCGATCGAGCGCCTGCTCCAGCCCCGGGTGGAGGCGGAGATCGCCTTCGTGCTCGGCGCGGACCTGACCGACGAGCGGATCACCACCGTGGACCTGCTCCGGGCGGTCGACCACGTGCTCCCGGCCATCGAGATCGTCGACTCGCGGATCGCCGGCTGGGACATCTCCATCGTGGACACCGTCGCCGACAACGCCTCCAGCGGGCTGTTCGTGCTCGGCACCACGCCTCGCCGGCTCGCCGACGTGGACCTGCGGTTGTGCGGCATGGTGCTGGAGCACGCCGGAGAGCCGGTGTCGGTCGGCGCCGGGGCGGCCTGCCTCGGTAATCCGTTGCACGCGCTGGAGTGGCTGGTGCGGACGATGGCCCGGGCCGGGGACCCGCTGCGCGCGGGCGACGTGGTGCTCTCCGGGGCGCTCGGCCCGATGGTGCCGGTCACCCCGGGCGCCGCGTACGAGGCCCGGATCTCCGGGCTCGGTTCGGTGCGGACCTGTTTCCCGAAGGAGGCCCGGGCATGACCACGGGGGTGGCGGTGATCGGGTCCGGCAACATCGGCACCGATCTGATGATCAAGGTATTGCGGCTCAGCGACAGCCTCCGGATGGTGGCGATGGCCGGCATCGACCCGGAGTCCGACGGTCTGGCCCGGGCCCGGCGGCTCGGCGTGGCCACCACCGCCGGCGGCGTGGACGGGCTCGTCGCCATGCCCGAGTTCGCCGACGTGGAGCTGGTCTTCGACGCCACCTCGGCCGGCGCGCACCGGCACAACGACGCCGTGCTGCGGGCGCACGGCCGCACGGTGGTCGACCTGACCCCGGCGGCCATCGGCCCGTACGTGGTGCCGCCGGTCAACCTGGACGAGCACCTGCACGAGAGCAACGTCAACATGGTCACCTGCGGCGGGCAGGCCACCGTGCCGATCGTCGCCGCCGTCGGCCGGGTCACCCCGGTCGCGTACGCGGAGATCGTCGCCTCGATCGCCTCGAAGTCGGCCGGTCCGGGCACCCGGGCCAACATCGACGAGTTCACCGAGACCACCGCCCGGGCGATCGAGGTGGTCGGCGGCGCGGAGCGGGGCAAGGCGATCATCGTGCTCAACCCGGCCGACCCGCCGCTGCTGATGCGCGACACCGTCTACTGCCTCTGCCCGGACACCGACGCCGACCGGGCCGCCATCGCCGCCTCGGTGACCGACATGGTGGCCACGGTCCAGGAGTACGTCCCCGGCTACCGGCTCAAGCAGGACGTGCAGTTCGACCGGGTCGACACCTACGTGCCGTCCCTCGGGCGGCACCTGACCGGCTGGCAGGTCTCGGTCTTCCTGGAGGTCTCCGGGGCCGGGCACTACCTGCCGGCGTACGCCGGGAACCTGGACATCATGACCTCCGCCGCGCTGCGTACCGCGGAGCGACTTGTGGCCCGGCGCGCGAGCAGCGC comes from Micromonospora purpureochromogenes and encodes:
- a CDS encoding FAD-dependent oxidoreductase, whose translation is MSAERDEIAVVGAGLAGCLLACYLARRGYPVALYERRPDPRTGRVERGRSINLALSERGLDALRRIGLAEQVMADALPMRGRMIHPVAGEPQFQSYSGSGDRAINSISRGALNNALLNAAAALPGVRLAFDHRLVGLDPTSGEMTFETPQGKVTATASVVLGADGAGSAVRGQLLGYGVLTESLDFLDYGYKELTIPPLGGDFALDPSALHIWPRGTSMMIALPNPDRSFTCTLFWPTHGTASFASLGSPAAIERHFATHYPDLIPLAPNLVDDYQHNPVGVLGTVRCAPWQVDGKVALLGDAAHAIVPFYGQGANCAMEDVVELDRCLDECDDDWSAALPLYQRRRQDNAEAIARMALANFVEMRDKVASPVFQTRKRVEHALERALPGRYVSQYELVSFSTTPYAQVRRRVRRQYAVVGAVAAGGLALLVGAVGAAIGRGRRG
- a CDS encoding 2-hydroxymuconic semialdehyde dehydrogenase, which gives rise to MAGSAPDGPGLLRHFVGGEFVDAGPRFTKRSPVTGEPVFEVVEASKSTVDDAVAAARAALRGPWGRMGERERAEVLRRVADELERRFDDLVTAEVADTGKAISQARTLDIPRGAANFRAFAEIVATAPTESFTTVTPAGGRALNYAVRKPVGVVAVIVPWNLPLLLLTWKVAPALACGNAVVVKPSEETPASATLLAEVMAAAGVPDGVFNLVHGFGPDSAGEFLTRHPGVDAITFTGESATGGAIMRAAADGVKAVSFELGGKNAGLVFADADLDAAVAGSVRSSFTNGGQVCLCTERIYVQRPVFEEFTARLAKRAGELAYGWPADEATANMPLISHGHRDKVLGHYALARTEGAEVLTGGGVPRFGDGRDGGAYVQPTVLTGLGPQARTNTEEIFGPVVHVAPFDDEDEAYALANGTEYGLAATVWTRDVGRAHRAGARLDAGIVWVNTWFLRDLRTPFGGVKASGIGREGGVHSLDFYSELTNVCVDLS
- a CDS encoding 2-keto-4-pentenoate hydratase; its protein translation is MRADIEAANRELAEARTSGKPCPPLRGRLLPEGDVESAYRVQQLQARAWQGRGERRVGAKIGLTSRAVQESFGVFQPDFGVLTDAMAVGDGVEVPIERLLQPRVEAEIAFVLGADLTDERITTVDLLRAVDHVLPAIEIVDSRIAGWDISIVDTVADNASSGLFVLGTTPRRLADVDLRLCGMVLEHAGEPVSVGAGAACLGNPLHALEWLVRTMARAGDPLRAGDVVLSGALGPMVPVTPGAAYEARISGLGSVRTCFPKEARA
- a CDS encoding acetaldehyde dehydrogenase (acetylating); its protein translation is MTTGVAVIGSGNIGTDLMIKVLRLSDSLRMVAMAGIDPESDGLARARRLGVATTAGGVDGLVAMPEFADVELVFDATSAGAHRHNDAVLRAHGRTVVDLTPAAIGPYVVPPVNLDEHLHESNVNMVTCGGQATVPIVAAVGRVTPVAYAEIVASIASKSAGPGTRANIDEFTETTARAIEVVGGAERGKAIIVLNPADPPLLMRDTVYCLCPDTDADRAAIAASVTDMVATVQEYVPGYRLKQDVQFDRVDTYVPSLGRHLTGWQVSVFLEVSGAGHYLPAYAGNLDIMTSAALRTAERLVARRASSAEVAA